One Cellulomonas sp. Y8 DNA segment encodes these proteins:
- the kdpB gene encoding potassium-transporting ATPase subunit KdpB, with amino-acid sequence MSTALQPDAAPTTGPADPAAPAPRRPRGLSPAQAREALPDTFRKLDPRLMWHNPVMFVVEVGAVLTTVLAVVEPFTGGPEQSGGTDTPATFTAGIAVWLWLTVLFANFAEAVAEGRGKAQADSLRQTRSSTTAAVVDGYDPARDPGAERARTRPVASPDLALGDVVVVTAGELIPGDGDIVWGIASVDESAITGESAPVVRESGGDRSAVTGGTRVLSDRIVVRITSKPGETFVDRMIALVEGAARQKTPNEIALNILLASLSIVFVVVALTLNPIAGYSGASVSVPVLVALLVCLIPTTIGALLSAIGIAGMDRLVQRNVLAMSGRAVEAAGDVTTLLLDKTGTITYGNRRAVAFLPLAGVDAHDLVRSAAQASAADPTPEGRSIVDLAAGQGVAGDVATIAAGTEVVPFTAQTRMSGVDLPDVTRIRKGAGSAVVAWLEEEGTLPAPVRRELDGHVERISSEGGTPLVVAAKDWSGAGRVLGVVHLKDVVKDGLAERFAELRAMGIRTVMITGDNPLTAKAIAAEAGVDDFLAEATPEDKLALIKREQEGGHLVAMTGDGTNDAPALAQADVGVAMNTGTSAAKEAGNMVDLDSDPTKLIDVVRIGKQLLITRGALTTFSIANDVAKYFAIIPALFAGVFPGLAALNIMQLSSPASAILSAIVFNALVIVALIPLSLRGVRYRAAAASTILGRNLLVYGLGGVVAPFLGIKLIDLVVSLLPGF; translated from the coding sequence ATGAGCACTGCCCTGCAGCCCGACGCTGCCCCGACGACGGGCCCGGCCGACCCGGCCGCGCCCGCCCCGCGCCGCCCCCGCGGGCTGAGCCCCGCCCAGGCCCGGGAGGCGCTGCCGGACACGTTCCGCAAGCTCGACCCGCGCCTGATGTGGCACAACCCGGTGATGTTCGTCGTCGAGGTCGGCGCCGTGCTCACCACGGTCCTGGCCGTCGTCGAGCCGTTCACCGGCGGCCCCGAGCAGTCCGGCGGGACCGACACCCCGGCCACGTTCACCGCGGGCATCGCCGTGTGGCTCTGGCTCACGGTGCTGTTCGCGAACTTCGCGGAGGCCGTGGCCGAGGGCCGCGGCAAGGCCCAGGCGGACAGCCTCCGGCAGACCCGGTCGAGCACCACGGCCGCGGTGGTCGACGGGTACGACCCCGCGCGCGACCCGGGTGCCGAGCGCGCACGCACCCGGCCGGTCGCCTCGCCGGACCTGGCTCTCGGCGACGTCGTGGTGGTGACCGCCGGGGAGCTGATCCCCGGGGACGGCGACATCGTCTGGGGCATCGCCTCGGTCGACGAGTCCGCCATCACCGGCGAGTCGGCGCCCGTGGTCCGGGAGTCCGGCGGTGACCGGTCCGCCGTCACCGGCGGCACCCGCGTCCTGTCCGACCGCATCGTCGTGCGGATCACCTCGAAGCCGGGTGAGACGTTCGTCGACCGGATGATCGCGCTGGTCGAGGGCGCGGCCCGGCAGAAGACGCCGAACGAGATCGCGCTGAACATCCTGCTGGCGTCGCTGTCGATCGTGTTCGTGGTCGTCGCGCTCACGCTGAACCCGATCGCGGGCTACTCGGGCGCGTCGGTGAGCGTGCCGGTGCTGGTCGCCCTGCTGGTGTGCCTGATCCCGACGACGATCGGGGCCCTGCTGTCCGCGATCGGCATCGCCGGCATGGACCGGCTGGTGCAGCGGAACGTGCTGGCGATGTCCGGCCGCGCCGTCGAGGCGGCGGGCGACGTCACGACCCTGCTGCTCGACAAGACCGGCACCATCACCTACGGCAACCGCCGCGCGGTCGCCTTCCTTCCGCTGGCCGGCGTCGACGCGCACGACCTGGTGCGGTCCGCCGCCCAGGCCTCGGCGGCCGACCCGACGCCGGAGGGGAGGTCGATCGTCGACCTCGCCGCCGGGCAGGGCGTGGCGGGCGACGTCGCGACCATCGCCGCCGGCACCGAGGTCGTGCCGTTCACCGCGCAGACCCGGATGAGCGGCGTCGACCTGCCGGACGTCACCCGGATCCGCAAGGGCGCCGGCTCGGCCGTCGTCGCGTGGCTCGAGGAGGAGGGGACGCTGCCGGCTCCCGTGCGCCGGGAGCTGGACGGCCACGTGGAGCGCATCTCGTCCGAGGGCGGCACCCCGCTGGTCGTCGCGGCGAAGGACTGGTCCGGCGCGGGGCGGGTCCTCGGGGTCGTGCACCTCAAGGACGTCGTCAAGGACGGCCTGGCCGAGCGGTTCGCCGAGCTGCGCGCGATGGGCATCCGCACCGTGATGATCACCGGCGACAACCCTCTGACCGCCAAGGCCATCGCCGCCGAGGCCGGCGTCGACGACTTCCTCGCCGAGGCCACCCCGGAGGACAAGCTCGCGCTCATCAAGCGGGAGCAGGAGGGCGGCCACCTGGTCGCGATGACCGGGGACGGCACCAACGACGCCCCCGCGCTCGCGCAGGCGGACGTCGGCGTGGCGATGAACACCGGCACCTCGGCCGCCAAGGAGGCCGGGAACATGGTCGACCTCGACTCGGACCCGACCAAGCTGATCGACGTCGTCCGGATCGGCAAGCAGCTGCTCATCACCCGCGGCGCGCTGACGACCTTCTCCATCGCGAACGACGTCGCGAAGTACTTCGCGATCATCCCCGCGCTGTTCGCGGGGGTGTTCCCGGGCCTGGCGGCGCTCAACATCATGCAGCTGTCGTCGCCGGCGTCCGCGATCCTCTCCGCGATCGTGTTCAACGCCCTGGTCATCGTCGCGCTGATCCCGCTCTCCCTGCGCGGGGTGCGGTACCGCGCCGCGGCCGCCTCGACGATCCTCGGCCGCAACCTGCTGGTCTACGGCCTCGGCGGCGTCGTCGCGCCCTTCCTCGGCATCAAGCTGATCGACCTGGTCGTCAGCCTGCTGCCCGGCTTCTGA
- the kdpA gene encoding potassium-transporting ATPase subunit KdpA gives MAGWLAAGQLLLVAVVIAALYRPLGDYLAHVYTSPRDLRVERGLYRLVGVDSRSEQSWRSYVRSVLAFSVVGLLLVYVLQRAQAWLPGDLGLPAVRPDLAFNTAASFVGNTNWQSYSPEQTLGYSVQVLGLAVQNFVSAAVGMAVAVALVRGFARRRTGTIGNFWVDLTRGTLRVLLPLSVVGAVVLIAGGVIQNWAAPTDVTTLAGGVQSIPGGPVASQEVIKLLGTNGGGFFNANSAHPFENPTGWTSLFEVVLMLAIPFALPRTFGRMVGSHRQGYAILAAMGAIFLASTVLLTVVESHGAGAAPQLAGAAMEGKEQRFGIAATTLFGSVSTLTSTGAVNGMHDSFTALGGLFPMINMMLGEIAPGGVGSGLYGMLVLAVIAVFVGGLMVGRTPEYLGKKIGPREIKLASLYILVTPTLVLAGTALSFAVPAVRESVESTSIWNPGVHGFSEVLYAFTSAANNNGSAFAGLTANTPWFNTALGVAILLGRFVPIVLVLALAGSLAAQDKVPATAGTLPTSRPQFVGLLTGVAVIVTALTYFPVLALGPLAEGL, from the coding sequence ATGGCCGGCTGGCTGGCCGCGGGTCAGCTGCTGCTGGTGGCCGTCGTGATCGCGGCGCTGTACCGGCCGCTCGGCGACTACCTGGCCCACGTGTACACGTCGCCGCGCGACCTGCGGGTCGAGCGTGGCCTGTACCGGCTGGTGGGCGTCGACTCGCGGTCCGAGCAGTCCTGGCGCTCCTACGTGCGCAGCGTGCTGGCGTTCTCCGTGGTCGGGCTGCTGCTCGTCTACGTGCTGCAGCGGGCGCAGGCCTGGCTGCCCGGGGACCTGGGGCTCCCGGCGGTGCGCCCCGACCTGGCGTTCAACACGGCCGCGTCCTTCGTCGGCAACACCAACTGGCAGTCGTACTCGCCGGAGCAGACCCTCGGGTACTCCGTGCAGGTGCTCGGCCTGGCGGTGCAGAACTTCGTGTCGGCGGCCGTCGGCATGGCGGTCGCGGTCGCGCTGGTGCGCGGGTTCGCCCGCCGCCGCACGGGCACGATCGGCAACTTCTGGGTCGACCTCACCCGCGGCACGCTGCGGGTGCTGCTGCCGCTCTCGGTCGTCGGGGCCGTGGTGCTGATCGCGGGCGGCGTCATCCAGAACTGGGCCGCCCCGACGGACGTCACCACCCTGGCCGGCGGCGTGCAGTCGATCCCCGGCGGACCGGTGGCCTCGCAGGAGGTCATCAAGCTGCTCGGCACCAACGGCGGCGGGTTCTTCAACGCGAACTCCGCGCACCCGTTCGAGAACCCGACGGGCTGGACCAGCCTGTTCGAGGTCGTGCTCATGCTCGCGATCCCGTTCGCGCTGCCCCGCACGTTCGGCCGCATGGTCGGCTCGCACCGGCAGGGCTACGCGATCCTCGCCGCGATGGGCGCGATCTTCCTGGCCAGCACCGTGCTGCTGACGGTCGTGGAGAGCCACGGCGCCGGGGCGGCCCCGCAGTTGGCGGGTGCCGCGATGGAGGGCAAGGAGCAGCGGTTCGGCATCGCGGCGACCACGCTGTTCGGCAGCGTCAGCACGCTGACGTCGACCGGCGCGGTCAACGGCATGCACGACTCGTTCACCGCGCTCGGCGGGCTGTTCCCGATGATCAACATGATGCTCGGCGAGATCGCCCCCGGCGGCGTCGGGTCCGGGCTCTACGGGATGCTCGTGCTCGCGGTCATCGCGGTCTTCGTCGGCGGCCTGATGGTCGGCCGCACCCCGGAGTACCTGGGCAAGAAGATCGGCCCGCGCGAGATCAAGCTCGCGTCCCTGTACATCCTGGTGACCCCGACGCTCGTCCTGGCCGGCACCGCGCTGTCGTTCGCGGTCCCGGCGGTGCGGGAGTCCGTGGAGTCCACGTCGATCTGGAACCCCGGGGTGCACGGCTTCTCCGAGGTGCTGTACGCCTTCACGTCGGCGGCGAACAACAACGGCTCGGCGTTCGCCGGCCTGACCGCGAACACCCCGTGGTTCAACACCGCCCTGGGCGTCGCGATCCTGCTCGGCCGGTTCGTGCCGATCGTGCTGGTGCTGGCGCTCGCGGGCTCGCTCGCCGCGCAGGACAAGGTCCCGGCCACCGCCGGCACCCTGCCCACCTCCCGGCCGCAGTTCGTCGGCCTCCTCACGGGCGTCGCGGTGATCGTGACCGCCCTGACCTACTTCCCCGTTCTCGCGCTGGGTCCCCTGGCAGAAGGTCTGTGA
- a CDS encoding potassium-transporting ATPase subunit F, producing the protein MIVLDLVAAALGVAAVVYLVWALVKPERF; encoded by the coding sequence GTGATCGTCCTCGACCTCGTCGCGGCGGCGCTCGGCGTCGCGGCGGTCGTCTACCTGGTGTGGGCGCTCGTGAAGCCGGAGCGGTTCTGA
- a CDS encoding aldo/keto reductase, with the protein MQHRSIGPYTVSAIGLGAMPMSMNNDKVYPDHDEAVATVHAALDAGVTLIDTADIYAPTWDQMGHNERIVAEAVRTWGGDTDGLLITTKGGITRSEGEQWGRDGSLAYLRSAVEKSLRELGVEAIDLYQYHRPDRWLVYGEIMEHLATLKQEGKIREIGISNASVEEIEIAQQVLGEGGLVSVQNEFSPRHPGSYDELRYCEEHGIAFLPWSPLGGTGGGGRGVGDRFSVFREIGEAHGVSPQQVVLAWELALSEVLVAIPGARRPASIADSARAADLALTAEEVERCSRAVGLDVG; encoded by the coding sequence GTGCAGCACCGCAGCATCGGCCCGTACACCGTCTCCGCGATCGGCCTCGGCGCCATGCCGATGTCGATGAACAACGACAAGGTCTACCCGGACCACGACGAGGCGGTCGCGACGGTGCACGCCGCGCTCGACGCGGGCGTCACGCTGATCGACACCGCCGACATCTACGCGCCGACCTGGGACCAGATGGGCCACAACGAGCGCATCGTCGCGGAGGCCGTCCGCACCTGGGGCGGTGACACCGACGGCCTGCTCATCACGACCAAGGGCGGCATCACCCGCAGCGAGGGGGAGCAGTGGGGCCGCGACGGCTCCCTCGCCTACCTGCGGTCGGCGGTCGAGAAGTCGCTGCGCGAGCTCGGCGTCGAGGCGATCGACCTGTACCAGTACCACCGCCCCGACCGGTGGCTCGTCTACGGCGAGATCATGGAGCACCTGGCGACGCTCAAGCAGGAGGGCAAGATCCGCGAGATCGGCATCTCGAACGCCAGCGTCGAGGAGATCGAGATCGCGCAGCAGGTGCTGGGCGAGGGCGGCCTGGTCAGCGTGCAGAACGAGTTCTCCCCGCGGCACCCCGGCAGCTACGACGAGCTGCGGTACTGCGAGGAGCACGGGATCGCGTTCCTGCCGTGGAGCCCGCTCGGCGGCACGGGCGGCGGCGGCCGCGGCGTCGGGGACCGGTTCTCCGTGTTCCGGGAGATCGGCGAGGCGCACGGGGTCAGCCCGCAGCAGGTCGTCCTCGCGTGGGAGCTCGCGCTGAGCGAGGTGCTGGTCGCGATCCCCGGCGCCCGGCGCCCGGCGTCCATCGCCGACTCCGCGCGGGCGGCCGACCTGGCGCTCACGGCCGAGGAGGTCGAGCGCTGCTCGCGCGCCGTGGGGCTCGACGTGGGCTGA
- a CDS encoding nucleotidyltransferase domain-containing protein — MDLSDPLRSLIPSLDSAALAVLAGTESALSASQVARLAGRGSRAGLSLVLERLSVTGLITAEPSNTGAMYRLNRRHVLAPAVESAVAARREVVSRLRAAVGALTPVPAHASLFGSFARGAGDEASDLDLLVVTPPGLDRQAESWRAQVRALEDDVLTWTGNTLEPLVLSTDELVAAAAAGEPLVDELARDALVLVGSAFDALLRGRSGPS; from the coding sequence ATGGACCTGTCCGACCCGCTCCGCTCGCTCATCCCCAGCCTCGACTCCGCGGCCCTCGCGGTGCTGGCGGGCACGGAGTCGGCGCTGTCCGCCAGCCAGGTGGCCCGCCTCGCAGGGCGGGGCAGCCGGGCCGGGCTGTCGCTGGTGCTGGAGCGCCTGAGCGTGACCGGCCTGATCACCGCCGAGCCGTCCAACACGGGAGCGATGTACCGCCTGAACCGGCGCCACGTGCTCGCCCCGGCGGTCGAATCCGCGGTGGCCGCGCGCCGAGAGGTCGTGTCCCGCCTCCGCGCGGCGGTCGGGGCGCTGACGCCCGTGCCGGCGCACGCGTCGCTGTTCGGCTCCTTCGCGCGCGGCGCGGGCGACGAGGCCTCCGACCTCGATCTTCTGGTGGTGACACCGCCCGGCCTGGACCGGCAGGCTGAGTCGTGGCGCGCGCAGGTGCGGGCCCTGGAGGACGACGTGCTGACCTGGACCGGCAACACCCTCGAGCCCCTCGTGCTGTCCACCGACGAGCTCGTCGCCGCGGCCGCCGCCGGGGAACCGCTCGTGGACGAGCTCGCGCGCGACGCCCTCGTGCTCGTCGGGTCGGCGTTCGACGCGCTCCTGCGCGGACGGAGCGGCCCGTCGTGA
- a CDS encoding SDR family oxidoreductase encodes MAATRLLVIGGTGVISSAVTRLAVERGLDVTVLNRGSSATRPLPDGVEVVQADVRDPASVRAALGSREFDSVVDWVAFTPEHVQTDVDLFAGRTGQYVFISSASAYQTPPERLPVTESTPLRNPFWQYSRDKIACEDLLVRAYRDSGFPATVVRPSHTYDRTLVPLDGGWTAMERMRQGREVVVHGDGTSLWTLTHHEDFARGMVPLLGNPRTLGEAFHITSDDALTWDQIVRALAAAAGVEPRIVHVPSDAIAAADPEWGAGLLGDKAHSMVFDTTKLRRLVPDFVTTIRFEQGAREIVDWHDADPARRAVDARLDAVMDDLVARFRVG; translated from the coding sequence ATGGCAGCAACGCGGCTCCTCGTCATCGGCGGCACCGGCGTCATCAGCTCGGCCGTCACCCGGCTCGCAGTCGAGCGGGGGCTCGACGTCACGGTCCTCAACCGCGGGTCGAGCGCGACCCGCCCGCTCCCGGACGGCGTCGAGGTCGTCCAGGCCGACGTGCGCGACCCGGCGTCCGTGCGCGCCGCGCTCGGGTCCCGCGAGTTCGACTCCGTCGTCGACTGGGTGGCCTTCACCCCGGAGCACGTGCAGACCGACGTCGACCTGTTCGCCGGGCGGACCGGCCAGTACGTGTTCATCTCGTCCGCGTCGGCCTACCAGACGCCCCCGGAGCGGCTGCCGGTCACCGAGTCGACGCCGCTGCGCAACCCGTTCTGGCAGTACTCCCGGGACAAGATCGCGTGCGAGGACCTGCTGGTGCGTGCGTACCGCGACTCGGGCTTCCCGGCGACGGTGGTCCGGCCGTCGCACACGTACGACCGGACGCTCGTGCCGCTCGACGGCGGCTGGACCGCGATGGAGCGGATGCGCCAGGGCCGGGAGGTCGTCGTGCACGGCGACGGCACCTCCCTGTGGACGCTGACGCACCACGAGGACTTCGCGCGCGGCATGGTCCCGCTGCTCGGGAACCCGCGGACGCTCGGCGAGGCGTTCCACATCACCTCGGACGACGCGCTCACCTGGGACCAGATCGTGCGGGCGCTCGCGGCCGCCGCGGGCGTCGAGCCGCGGATCGTGCACGTGCCGTCCGACGCGATCGCCGCCGCCGACCCGGAGTGGGGCGCGGGGCTGCTCGGGGACAAGGCGCACTCGATGGTGTTCGACACGACCAAGCTCCGCCGGCTGGTGCCCGACTTCGTGACGACGATCCGGTTCGAGCAGGGCGCGCGGGAGATCGTCGACTGGCACGACGCCGACCCGGCGCGCCGCGCGGTCGACGCGCGCCTGGACGCGGTGATGGACGACCTGGTGGCCCGCTTCCGCGTGGGGTGA
- a CDS encoding NADP-dependent oxidoreductase has translation MSRTTSTQIQLVARPQGWPTHDDFRTVTVEFGDLEPGQVRVRNAFLSVDPYMRGRMNDVKSYTPPFALGETMTGGAIGHVVESAADDVPVGSLVQHELGWRDVAQADRTAFRVVPELPGVPLSVRLGILGMTGLTGYVGLTAIAGMREGDTVFVSGAAGAVGTAAGQIARLLGAKRVIGSAGSAEKVALLTGKYGYDAAFNYKDAPVREQLAALAPEGVDVFFDNVGGDHLEAALDVMNPGGRVALCGAIAGYNATEKPAGPDNMANIITRGLTLKGFTLAGYVHLAPEFSEKMAGWLGAGKIAYDETIVDGIENAVDAFLDMMRGANTGKMLVRVAEEG, from the coding sequence ATGTCCCGCACCACCAGCACCCAGATCCAGCTCGTCGCGCGCCCGCAGGGGTGGCCGACCCACGACGACTTCCGCACCGTGACGGTCGAGTTCGGCGACCTCGAGCCCGGGCAGGTGCGCGTCCGCAACGCCTTCCTCTCGGTCGACCCGTACATGCGGGGCCGGATGAACGACGTCAAGAGCTACACCCCTCCCTTCGCGCTGGGCGAGACGATGACCGGCGGCGCCATCGGGCACGTGGTCGAGTCCGCCGCCGACGACGTCCCGGTCGGGTCGCTGGTGCAGCACGAGCTCGGCTGGCGCGACGTCGCCCAGGCGGACCGCACGGCCTTCCGGGTCGTCCCGGAGCTGCCGGGTGTGCCGCTCTCGGTGCGCCTGGGCATCCTCGGCATGACCGGTCTCACCGGGTACGTGGGTCTGACGGCGATCGCCGGGATGCGCGAGGGGGACACCGTGTTCGTCTCCGGGGCGGCCGGCGCCGTCGGCACCGCCGCCGGGCAGATCGCGCGGCTCCTCGGGGCGAAGCGCGTCATCGGGTCCGCCGGCTCGGCCGAGAAGGTCGCGCTGCTGACCGGGAAGTACGGCTACGACGCGGCGTTCAACTACAAGGACGCCCCGGTGCGGGAGCAGCTCGCCGCGCTGGCCCCCGAGGGCGTGGACGTGTTCTTCGACAACGTCGGCGGCGACCACCTGGAGGCGGCCCTCGACGTGATGAACCCCGGCGGGCGGGTGGCCCTGTGCGGCGCGATCGCCGGGTACAACGCCACCGAGAAGCCGGCCGGGCCGGACAACATGGCGAACATCATCACGCGCGGGCTCACCCTGAAGGGCTTCACGCTCGCCGGGTACGTGCACCTCGCCCCGGAGTTCTCCGAGAAGATGGCCGGCTGGCTCGGCGCCGGGAAGATCGCCTACGACGAGACGATCGTCGACGGGATCGAGAACGCCGTCGACGCGTTCCTCGACATGATGCGCGGGGCGAACACCGGGAAGATGCTCGTCCGCGTCGCCGAGGAGGGCTGA
- a CDS encoding TetR/AcrR family transcriptional regulator produces the protein MGRNQAFDTAEAVRAARAVFWERGYEATALPDLERATGLSRSSIYHAFTSKRGLFDAAVDSYLDEVIRPRLRPLAGDDVAPGALDDYLLGLRDALLRGGTLPATSGCLLVNSANAPIGHEDGVAAVVEAYATELRTAMAAGVRARLPHLPADARRTLSDVCVGLVISAFALVRVNPEEAARTLDTARAVLAGAGTGSSPA, from the coding sequence ATGGGGCGCAACCAGGCGTTCGACACCGCGGAGGCGGTCCGCGCCGCGAGGGCGGTGTTCTGGGAGCGCGGGTACGAGGCCACGGCGCTGCCCGACCTGGAGCGGGCCACCGGTCTCAGCCGATCGAGCATCTACCACGCCTTCACTTCCAAGCGAGGGCTGTTCGACGCCGCCGTCGACAGCTACCTGGACGAGGTCATCCGGCCACGCCTGCGCCCGCTCGCCGGGGACGACGTCGCCCCCGGCGCGCTGGACGACTACCTGCTCGGGCTCCGCGACGCCCTGCTCCGCGGTGGCACGCTCCCGGCGACCAGCGGCTGCCTGCTCGTCAACTCGGCCAACGCGCCGATCGGGCACGAGGACGGCGTCGCCGCGGTCGTCGAGGCGTACGCCACCGAGCTGCGCACAGCGATGGCCGCGGGCGTCCGGGCTCGGCTCCCGCACCTGCCGGCGGACGCGCGACGCACGCTGTCCGACGTCTGCGTCGGCCTGGTGATATCCGCGTTCGCCCTCGTCCGGGTCAACCCGGAGGAGGCGGCGCGGACCCTGGACACCGCGCGCGCCGTGCTCGCCGGCGCGGGCACCGGCAGCAGCCCGGCCTGA
- a CDS encoding alpha/beta fold hydrolase: MSATSAPADPAGVQHHRAELGGTTLHYVTAGMDGPPVVLVHGFPESWWAFHRVIPLLAADHRVTAVDLRGFGDSTVTDDAFTSDVAADDLHALVQHLGLGPVHLLGQDVAGGTVLRLATRHPEDVASLVAVEMGLAGYGLEAFADVTHGGSWHIGALAAPGVPELLLAGRERALLDWWFGAMTTVAGAVTDSDLEELARGFARPGGWRGAAGLYRSVLSEGEENRALAAAHPIAVPVLAVGGSGGGFTAATLRQVVRGEVRSVVVDDVGHHVALEAPRALADAVLPFLRDVDA; encoded by the coding sequence ATGTCCGCCACGTCCGCACCCGCCGACCCCGCCGGCGTCCAGCACCACCGCGCCGAGCTCGGCGGCACCACGCTGCACTACGTCACGGCCGGCATGGACGGCCCGCCCGTCGTGCTGGTGCACGGGTTCCCCGAGTCCTGGTGGGCCTTCCACCGCGTCATCCCGCTGCTCGCCGCGGATCACCGCGTGACCGCGGTGGACCTGCGCGGCTTCGGGGACTCGACGGTCACCGACGACGCGTTCACCAGCGACGTCGCCGCCGACGACCTGCACGCGCTCGTCCAGCACCTCGGCCTCGGGCCCGTCCACCTGCTGGGGCAGGACGTCGCGGGGGGCACGGTCCTGCGGCTGGCGACCCGGCACCCCGAGGACGTGGCGTCGCTGGTCGCCGTCGAGATGGGCCTCGCCGGGTACGGCCTCGAGGCCTTCGCCGACGTGACGCACGGCGGGTCCTGGCACATCGGCGCGCTCGCGGCGCCCGGGGTGCCGGAGCTGCTGCTCGCCGGGAGGGAGCGCGCCCTGCTCGACTGGTGGTTCGGCGCGATGACGACGGTCGCGGGCGCGGTCACCGACTCCGACCTCGAGGAGCTCGCGCGCGGCTTCGCGCGTCCCGGGGGCTGGCGAGGCGCGGCCGGGCTCTACCGGTCGGTGCTCTCCGAGGGGGAGGAGAACCGGGCGCTGGCGGCCGCGCACCCGATCGCCGTCCCGGTGCTGGCGGTCGGCGGCTCCGGCGGCGGCTTCACCGCCGCGACGCTGCGGCAGGTCGTGCGGGGCGAGGTCCGGTCGGTGGTCGTCGACGACGTGGGGCACCACGTCGCGCTCGAGGCACCGCGGGCGCTCGCGGACGCGGTGCTGCCGTTCCTCCGGGACGTCGACGCCTGA
- a CDS encoding MarR family winged helix-turn-helix transcriptional regulator, translating to MPEPTRGVQLALLLLGGFESMVDDVVDHLAERGHPGVTATLEFALVAVADGADSAAALGRRLGTTRQAAAKTVATLEQLGYVERVDDPADARLKRLRVTARGDEMTAIGAARFDVLRDRWVAGLEPGTAEVVEEALRHLPGGRPDGAG from the coding sequence GTGCCCGAACCCACCCGCGGAGTCCAGCTCGCCCTCCTGCTGCTCGGCGGGTTCGAGTCGATGGTCGACGACGTCGTGGACCACCTGGCGGAGCGCGGGCACCCCGGCGTGACCGCCACGCTCGAGTTCGCCCTCGTCGCGGTCGCCGACGGCGCCGACAGCGCCGCCGCGCTCGGCCGTCGGCTCGGGACGACCCGGCAGGCGGCCGCGAAGACGGTCGCGACGCTCGAACAGCTCGGCTACGTCGAACGCGTCGACGACCCCGCCGACGCCCGGCTCAAGCGGCTGCGCGTCACCGCCCGCGGCGACGAGATGACCGCGATCGGGGCCGCCCGGTTCGACGTGCTCCGCGACCGCTGGGTGGCGGGACTCGAGCCGGGCACCGCCGAGGTCGTGGAGGAGGCGCTCCGGCACCTCCCCGGCGGACGTCCCGACGGCGCCGGCTGA